A stretch of DNA from Schizosaccharomyces osmophilus chromosome 2, complete sequence:
AGAGAAGATTGTAAGTACACCCCATACGACCAAGGTTCGAGTCATACTAACTCGTTGTTTAGAGCATGGCCCCTGCACAAGGATGACACTGCGACATTGAGAGAAAacccatttttttttatttttctacCCAAAAACATCGATTGACACTTGCTGTTTATCAAATTGATTCGTAAAAACTTGTTATTTGAACAAGCAATTGCTCATTCgttttttgctatttttgACTACTTTTAACATCTGTTTACCTAGATTcctgtaaacaaactggATTGTGCATTTTTGGGATACTattattttcgtttcttgAAAATCGTTTTGCAGGTTGgttcatctttttgaaagattcgTGCTCGTTCAGTTTCGTCCGTGTTGAAAACGATTGTTTTCGTATTTATAAGTTTCTGTATTTGGATCACTTTTTAAATAGgaatcaaaactttttttagtTATTTTATGGATTTCTTTAGCTAAATTCAATTGTATACTCGTGGAAAGCCCTTTATTATCTAGACATAAACCATTGACATCCATTATTAACtagtcttttctttctttcttcattggctttttttgtttcctcaTCGTATATCCcccatttcttttgcatgCGTTTCCGTTCCCTGTTCCACGTTCATCATAAAACCACTGGTTTATGGAAGCCGTATCCATTTTGTCGCTGCTTCAACCTTCAAGCTTCGTTTCAACCTGTACGTTTCATAAGAACATTTTTAGGATCCTTTGCTAATTCAATTCCTTCCTTTAGGTTCACATTGAAACAGCCTGGCATGAGCTACAGCAAAATCTTTCTCTTGTTGAGCATTCGCCTTCCAAGGTGAACATAAAAAGCGATGGTCCTCTCTACCCCATCCTTCTTCCGCCGCCTAATATCACAGGAAAGTTACACATTGGACACGCGCTCACTATTACCATCCAAGATGCTCTAGCAAGATATTATTCCATGAATGGCTATCAAGTATCTTTCCGCCCAGGAACCGATCATGCCGGAATTGCAACTCAGTCAGCTGtggaaaagtttttgaataaaaaaggcaTCACAAAATCTAACCTTACTGAATCCGAATTCATGCTTCAAGTTCGAGATTGGGAACATCAGTTTCAGTATCGGATTCGAAAACAGCTTGAAGCATTTGGTGCTCTATTTGATTGgaaaaacgaattttatACACtagataaaaaaaggtcTCGCTCGGTCTCTAAAGCATTTGTTGAATTATTTGATTCCGGTTACATATATCGAGCTAATCGTTTTGTCAATTGGTGTCCTAAATTGGCAAGTGCTATTTCGGAAATGGAAGTGGATTCGCATATGATTTCAGATCCTGTCACAAAATCAATTAATGGAGTTGCAGTTGATTTTGGATATATGTATCAAATCGCCTATCCATTAGTCGACTCTTGTGATGAGTCCATCATTGTTTCGACTACTCGCCCTGAAACAGTTTTTGGGGACCGTGCCATTGCTGTTAACCCACAAGACCAGAAATATCAACGTTTTATTGGAAATTTTGTACGACATCCACTTCGTCCTGGCCTTGTTCTTCCTATCGTGGCAGACGACGCTGTTGATCCAAATTTCTACACTGGAGCTTTAAAAATTACTCCAAGTCATAGCTCCGTTGATTTCGATATCGCTAAAAGACATGGCATACCTTTAGCTACTATCTTGGATCAAAAAGGCCGTTTAGTCAATTGTTCAAATGAACTGGATGGAATGGATCGCTTATGTGCGCGTCCCAAAATAATTCAAATGTTGAAAGACGTTGAATctttagtaaaaaaaattcctcaCTCTTGCGTTTTATCTGTTTGTTCTCGAACCGGGGATGTAATTGAACCTATTATGGTCCCTCAGTGGTATTTGTCCGTCGATTTTCTTCGAAAACGACTCTTGAGTATGACTGAGGAACAAAACTTAAAgttctttccttcttcaactaAAGATGATTGGTATCGATGGCTGGAAACCATGCAAGATTGGTGTCTTTCTCGTCAAATCGCCTGGGGTCATCGGATTCCTGTTTGGAAATATGAAACCACTAAGGGAGAGCAATGGGTAGCAGCTGAATCCCAAGAAGAAGCAGTGAAGAAGGCCAATGGAGCTTCTTTGGAGCAAGACTCTGATGTTTTAGATACTTGgttctcttcttctttacttCCTTTGTCTTCATTTGGTTGGCCTTGTGAGAAGAATGTACCCGTGCTGCCATTCATAGAAAGTGGTAAAGACatcatatttttttggatagCAAAAATGGCTTTGATGTGTTCTTATTTTACAAATGTTCTTCCCTTCCGAGAAGTTATTTTGCATCCTCTCATTCGGGACTCGGAAGGGCGAAAGATGTCGAAATCTTTAGGAAATGTCATTGACCCAATGGATATTATACATGGCGTCTCTTTGGAGAAACTGGAAGAGAAGCTTTTAGAAGgaagcttttcaaagtCTGAGATGGGTAAATCCTTGGctcatttaaaaaagtcttTTCCAAATGGTATTCGTGCCCAGGGATTAGACGCTTTGCGTTTTGgtctttgtctttctttgcatCATAATCAAAGGATTTTATTAGACATGGAAAGCTTCTCCAATTCGTACAGGTTTTTGTCAAAAATCTGGAACTTAACGCGATATTTCAATCAGTATAAGTCTACTTTGGTCACTAATGATACGCCGACTGAGGTAGCCGATATTTTCCAAACAATTAAAGTCGCGTTTGATTATCGACTACAGCATACTGTTAAAAGTTGTCGTGTAAACTTTAAAAATCGATCTCTATTCAAGGTTTCAGAAGCTTTAGAAAAGTTTCTATTAAACGATTTGTCAGTCGAATTTGTTGATATTACACGTCCTATTTTAAAGAACCATGACAGCCAAGATCTTGTTTTGCAGTATTTCAGTCATCTCATGAACGTGTTTTTGCGGTTGGCTCATCCGGTTATACCATGCTTAACAGACGTATGTGAAAACAAGCCATTTTCGCTTGCACTTACTAATGATAAATTTAGGTATTGTGGGATCGTTTGGACTACATGCCAAAGGGACCTTTGCACAATAATATCTATCCCCAGGTAGACGAAGGAAAACTGGACTCCGAAGAGGCAGCCCGTGCTAATGAAGTTGTAAAAGAAGCTATGAAAATCATTTACTACTTACGAAGCTTAAAGGTAAATAAGCAGTTATcgcaaaaccaaaaatcaCCTGTTTATATTATTACACGCACAGGAAGCTTGGACAAGTTTTGCGAAATAATCAGATCCTTAACAGGATACCAAGTAAAGGTACGTATCAGATTGCCCTATGTACAGTAACTAACTTATAGATGCAATTGCAAAACGATCTTGGAAGTTCTACGACTACTTTTGTTCAGTTTATGGTTTCCAGAGACACTACGCTAATGGTACCAGACGAATATATGCATCGTAATACCCCAAAGTTGGAGAGAAGCGTAGaagaattacaaaagaaggtGAAGAAACTTGATTTTGTAACTACATCTGCTGGTTATACAAAAGCTCCAATGGCAGTCAAAGCAAAGAATAACCAGCATAGAGAGGAGCTACTTGCGATGATCCGTAgtttaaaggaaaaaatcaacGGCCTatagaataaaattttaCTAAGTTGTAGTATCAATTGATCTTGAGCAAGTCTCAGCCACCCCGACTATTGAAATGAATTATGTCTCATAGATTTAATTATCTAAACGAATGGCTCATGAAAAGTAgatcttcaaaaataacAATAGTAGTATATtaatttacaaacaaagaCCAAACTAAACTAAATTTACGTggttatttctttgtttatattcAACATTGTTTGATGTGGTTGACGGGCACATCTCAATCcgctttattttttttttgtttttattaacCTTCCGAAAACAAGCTCCCTCCTttactctttcttttcgcCGCTTTCAATTATAAATCAATCATTTAGGAAAGTATGCAATTTGGTATAAAGACAAATTCCATCAGATTAGATGAAGACGAACGGACATTATATGTTGATAAGGCATGCGTGGTACTTCCTAGTGATTTAAGGAGTTGCTGCTCACTGAAAGGTATGAGAGAACTTAGAATTGTGcaaattgaattgaattgagTATTGATTTTACGCATAGACGTTATATGAGCTTGACTAACATGAAACATTTTAGAGCTCAAACCGGATTTGCTGCTGTCATTGAAATATCTTTTGAGAGTAGACGTAGTTGATTCTCAAGCTGTAATCCTTCACTATCTTTCACAATCTAGTAGGAAATGCACTCATTGCACTGTATATTCTTTGAACAACGCATATGGATTTGAGCAGtatttgatgaaaagggCCTATGCGGGTAAGAGAACTTAAGAGAGAAGTCTGAACGGATTTTGATATTTCACCGAAAATCATTGCGCGGCTAACAATATGTAGGTACTCATGGCTTAAAACGGTTTTTTGTTCTCATCAATCCATTTGGCGGACAAGGAAAGGCAAATAAAATTTGGCAGCAGATGGCTTCACCTGTATTTCAAACGGCTCATTTGGAATGTAATATTGTTTTCACGGAGTACAGGAATCATGCTAGAAGCATCGTTGCAAATATTGACCTGAAAAGCTTGGATGCAATTATCTGTGTCGGTGGTGATGGACTCTTTCATGAATGCTTGAATGGTCTAGGGGATAGAAAGGATAATGCTGTAGCATTTAACACTCCTCTTTGCATGATTCCCGGTGGGACGGGGAATGCTTTTAGTTACAATGCCACTCAGGAAACGCACCCAGCCTCAGTAGCCCTTGAAATTATAAAGGGCGTTAAAAAGTCATTTGACCTGATGAGTTTTGATCAAAAGGGGGATATATcatattcatttctttcgGCAAATTACGGTATTATAGCTGATAGTGATGTGGGAACAGACAACCTGAGATTTATGGGTGAGAATCGAACAATTCTTGGGTTTCTTATTCGattgtttcaaaagccTACCTGGAAATGCAAAGTGGAGATGGAAGTCGTCTCGTCCGACCGAAATGAAATGAGAAAAGCTTACCTCCAGCGCTTACAGCAAGCTACTATTAATAAGAATGGTGGTACCACGGACAGAATAGTAAATATGCCCTGGTATAATGAAGGCAACATTTCCCGCGTCACTATTGACATTCAGGACCTTTCGGTTTTCTATGCTGGCCTTTTACCGTATGTCGCTGCTGATATGCGAGTGTTTCCCGTCTGTGACATTGACGATGGGTTAATCGACGTTGCTATTATTCGCTCGAATCCATTTCGTAGACCTCTCCTGAGCATGTTTATGCATATTGAAACCGGTGAACACTTTAATTCCGATTTTTTATCATATTACAAAGTTCGTTCGTTCCGTTTTACACCC
This window harbors:
- the lcb4 gene encoding sphingoid long chain base kinase, translating into MQFGIKTNSIRLDEDERTLYVDKACVVLPSDLRSCCSLKELKPDLLLSLKYLLRVDVVDSQAVILHYLSQSSRKCTHCTVYSLNNAYGFEQYLMKRAYAGTHGLKRFFVLINPFGGQGKANKIWQQMASPVFQTAHLECNIVFTEYRNHARSIVANIDLKSLDAIICVGGDGLFHECLNGLGDRKDNAVAFNTPLCMIPGGTGNAFSYNATQETHPASVALEIIKGVKKSFDLMSFDQKGDISYSFLSANYGIIADSDVGTDNLRFMGENRTILGFLIRLFQKPTWKCKVEMEVVSSDRNEMRKAYLQRLQQATINKNGGTTDRIVNMPWYNEGNISRVTIDIQDLSVFYAGLLPYVAADMRVFPVCDIDDGLIDVAIIRSNPFRRPLLSMFMHIETGEHFNSDFLSYYKVRSFRFTPIDTGAHHYFVLDGEEYPFVPFECRAAPGLGTTLASQAGFKLLSL
- the vrs2 gene encoding mitochondrial valine-tRNA ligase Vrs2/Vas2, whose translation is MRFRSLFHVHHKTTGLWKPYPFCRCFNLQASFQPVHIETAWHELQQNLSLVEHSPSKVNIKSDGPLYPILLPPPNITGKLHIGHALTITIQDALARYYSMNGYQVSFRPGTDHAGIATQSAVEKFLNKKGITKSNLTESEFMLQVRDWEHQFQYRIRKQLEAFGALFDWKNEFYTLDKKRSRSVSKAFVELFDSGYIYRANRFVNWCPKLASAISEMEVDSHMISDPVTKSINGVAVDFGYMYQIAYPLVDSCDESIIVSTTRPETVFGDRAIAVNPQDQKYQRFIGNFVRHPLRPGLVLPIVADDAVDPNFYTGALKITPSHSSVDFDIAKRHGIPLATILDQKGRLVNCSNELDGMDRLCARPKIIQMLKDVESLVKKIPHSCVLSVCSRTGDVIEPIMVPQWYLSVDFLRKRLLSMTEEQNLKFFPSSTKDDWYRWLETMQDWCLSRQIAWGHRIPVWKYETTKGEQWVAAESQEEAVKKANGASLEQDSDVLDTWFSSSLLPLSSFGWPCEKNVPVLPFIESGKDIIFFWIAKMALMCSYFTNVLPFREVILHPLIRDSEGRKMSKSLGNVIDPMDIIHGVSLEKLEEKLLEGSFSKSEMGKSLAHLKKSFPNGIRAQGLDALRFGLCLSLHHNQRILLDMESFSNSYRFLSKIWNLTRYFNQYKSTLVTNDTPTEVADIFQTIKVAFDYRLQHTVKSCRVNFKNRSLFKVSEALEKFLLNDLSVEFVDITRPILKNHDSQDLVLQYFSHLMNVFLRLAHPVIPCLTDVLWDRLDYMPKGPLHNNIYPQVDEGKLDSEEAARANEVVKEAMKIIYYLRSLKVNKQLSQNQKSPVYIITRTGSLDKFCEIIRSLTGYQVKMQLQNDLGSSTTTFVQFMVSRDTTLMVPDEYMHRNTPKLERSVEELQKKVKKLDFVTTSAGYTKAPMAVKAKNNQHREELLAMIRSLKEKINGL